GAATGAAATCGAATCAGAAATAATAAAGGTTTATGGGACTTTCAAGCAGTTGTTGAGTTAAGTTTAAATCTGTCACTTTGTTTCATGTGCTGAAGCAAACCTGTGCGCTGGGGTCTGCAAACATGGCTGGCCTGCGTTATGCAAGGTTTCCTTCTATTCCTAAGCATGCGAAAAAATGGTTACTTCTAGACTTGCTGGGTGCAATTGCGGGTGTTGCAGGTGGATTAGGGGCAATAGTTTTCAGAATGATGATAAGCTTTAACCATTGGCTTTTCTTCGATCTCTTGTTACCTCGCATATCCTTGTATGCATACGGGTTTAATTTGGCCTTACTGATTCTTCCAGCTATAGGAGGTCTCATCGTAGGTCCAATTGTTATGAAATTTGCGCCGGAAACTAAGGGTCACGGTGTTCCAGAGGTCATGGAGGCAGTAGCATTGAAGGGTGGTAGAATAAGGAAACGTGTAGCATTTCTCAAAGTTCTTGTTTCGTCAATTACTATAGGCTCAGGTGGAAGCGCTGGAAGAGAAGGGCCCATAGCTCAGATTGGAGCTTCAATAGGCTCTTTCATCGGAGAAACCTTAAAACTTGACCCCCATGACATCCGGCTTCTAGTTGTTTGCGGATTATCAGCCGGAATTGCTGGTACATTTAATGCTCCACTGGGCGGTGCGCTCTTTGGAATGGAAGTCCTCTACCGTGGAATAGGCCTATTCAACGCTGTGCCAGTAGTTTTCGCGTCCGTAATAGGTGCAGCAATAGTCTCAGCATATTATGGGCCTAAACCGTCATTCGTAGCCCACAACTTAACATTTACAAATCCCAGCGAACTAGTTTGGTACTTTATACTTGGCGTAATTTTCGGTTTTATAGCGGTTATTTGGATAAAACTTTTCTATGCAGTGGAAGACCTTTTCGACAAATTTAGAATTCATGATAAATTTAAACCAGCTATCGGTGGTGCAGTGGCTGGTTTTATCGGAATCTTTTTCGCAGAATATGGCATAATGGGCGTAGGATATGAAGGCATCAATAAAGCACTTCTAGGAGAATTTGGAATAACCCTTTTGCTTGCGCTTGGAATACTCAAAATGGTTGCAACCGCATTTACCGTTGGATCTGGTGGAAGCGGCGGTATTTTCGCTCCAAGTCTTTATATAGGTGCAATGTTCGGCGGTGTTTTGGGATTGTTGTTCCAGTGGCTTTCTCCAGGAATGGTTTCTCAACCTTTCACTTACTGCCTCGCCGGAATGGCTGCGCTTTTCGCTGGCGCTGCTCAAGCTCCTCTGAACGTTATAATAATGATTCCTGAAATGTCAAATGATTATTCTCTGCTTCCTCCGCTTATGGTTTCTTCAGTTACAAGCTTCATAATAGCATGGCTGTTTATGCGTGGCTCCTCCATTTACACTTTAAAATTGGAGAGGAGAGGTGTAAAGCTGCGGATGGGCAGAACATTTGTTCTTGAAAATATTACAGTGGAAGAAGCCATGACGAAGAAAGTCATTTCTGTGAAGGCTGACATGCCCTTGTCAGCACTGGAACTTCTTATTGAGGAAACTCGTTATCATGGGTTCCCAGTAGTTGAAGAGGGTAAACTAATCGGAATGGTCACGTTTCAAGACATAAGTAAAATACCGAAATCCAAGAGACGTGAAGTGAAAGTTAAGGATGTATTAAGTAAAAAGCTAATTGTGGCCTATCCAGACGAGTCTGTTCAAACTGCACTTGACAGAATGTACAAAAACAAAATAGGTCGGCTTCCAGTTGTTGACAGAAAAGATACAACTCGCATAGTCGGAATAATCACCCGCTCAGACATTATACGTGCATACGAAATAGCGACTTCAAGAACATTAGAATAACTAGGAAGAACCAGCTAATTCTAGAACCTTTTCTTTTATTTGCATGAAAATCCTTCGAGCATGACTTTTAGGAAGGAAATAGGGGTCCTCAACATTCCAGACAACTATTTTACTTGCACATTTCGGGCATCTATCCATGATAATTCGTTTAAACCTCTCTTCCATCACTACTATTATGTCATATTCATTTAGATTCTTTTCTTCTAGGCTTTCACAATACGCTTTAAGATATTTCTCCGCATTTTCCTCAGCTAAAAACTGTTTAGCCAAATCGGAAATAAATCCAGCAGGATTTATTCCAGCCGAGTCAACTTTCCATTCCGGTTTAAATTTTTTCATTAGAGCTTCAGCTACTGGACTCCGGTATGCATTTCCCCAGCAAACAAATAAAACCTTCATATCTAGAGTTTAACAGTGCGTCTACAAAATAAATTATGCTAATTTACAACTAGTTGAAGTCCATAGAAAACCACATTTAAATTCTGCCAAATCAAAATCCCAAATAATTATTTTCATTTCATAATAGTTATACTTAATTTCAGCCATGAATTAACAACGGAATTCAATTAGTTGGTAGGCTATTTCAATTTGAGGAAAATTTGAATGAAGAAAAATAGGGTCTCCGAATGTTTGGTAAAAACTTTTGATTACGGTTTAAAGGAGATACTAGGCGAAACAGCTGCTTCGATTGTATATGAATATCTTGAGACAAACCTTTCGATAAAGAAAGAGGAGATACCTGAGAAAATAGAGGACTTTAGAAGAGGACTTAAAAAATTTTTAAACACTGGCGCATTTGTTGTTGAAAAGATGGTTCTTGAAAAATTGTATGGAAGCTATGGCTTAAAGTTTGAAGAAAAAGAACAATACGACTTTGAAGATTATCTGAATGAACTGAGAAGAAAAATTGCAATGGATAAAATTCAGAGAAAGAAATAGCTAAGTTTCCTTCTCTTCTTTCCCATAGATTATATGTAGGAATATGAGAACTAAGGCGACAAATGTTAACGCCATTAACGTGTAAATTATGATTTGGAAGTACATGCCGACATTCAAACTTTACACCTTGCTCTATACTATTATCTAGTCCCAATATTTAAGTGGTAATTTCTGTCCATTCCTTCATTAATGTTTCGTAAAGTTCATCGCTTTCCTCAATTTGGTCAAACCAGTTTAAGGCTTCAGCTATTTTCTGCGCAATTAGATGATAACACATATGCACTTCTTGGTCCATGACACGGAAGTAAAAGTCATCGCATGTACAAAATTCAGCAGCTGGCAAAATGAGGTAATCTCTCTCTTTTCCAACAACTACCCAAACAACCCTTCGGCTTGGATTAAAAATGTATTTTTTAACTTTTCTTTCCCTGAGGGCTTTCCAAGCCCTTAAGAATCTTTTTCCGAAAATTGAGTAAAGCTTACCTATGTCTTCTCCTGTTATTTTTCCTTCTTTTCTCGCCTTTTCAAGAACTTCAGCTAATACTTTGTCTTCTTTGTTTTTTTCCATCCTTTTAAAAGCCTTCTACATCAAAATTTGGGAGGTTAGAGGTTTACTCTATTTTTATTGGTTCTCCCTTCGGTTTTCTTTCCTCTTCCTTTGGCAGGGTTACTTCTAGAACCCCGTTCTTGTAGCGTGT
Above is a genomic segment from Candidatus Bathyarchaeota archaeon containing:
- a CDS encoding chloride channel protein; this translates as MAGLRYARFPSIPKHAKKWLLLDLLGAIAGVAGGLGAIVFRMMISFNHWLFFDLLLPRISLYAYGFNLALLILPAIGGLIVGPIVMKFAPETKGHGVPEVMEAVALKGGRIRKRVAFLKVLVSSITIGSGGSAGREGPIAQIGASIGSFIGETLKLDPHDIRLLVVCGLSAGIAGTFNAPLGGALFGMEVLYRGIGLFNAVPVVFASVIGAAIVSAYYGPKPSFVAHNLTFTNPSELVWYFILGVIFGFIAVIWIKLFYAVEDLFDKFRIHDKFKPAIGGAVAGFIGIFFAEYGIMGVGYEGINKALLGEFGITLLLALGILKMVATAFTVGSGGSGGIFAPSLYIGAMFGGVLGLLFQWLSPGMVSQPFTYCLAGMAALFAGAAQAPLNVIIMIPEMSNDYSLLPPLMVSSVTSFIIAWLFMRGSSIYTLKLERRGVKLRMGRTFVLENITVEEAMTKKVISVKADMPLSALELLIEETRYHGFPVVEEGKLIGMVTFQDISKIPKSKRREVKVKDVLSKKLIVAYPDESVQTALDRMYKNKIGRLPVVDRKDTTRIVGIITRSDIIRAYEIATSRTLE
- a CDS encoding low molecular weight phosphatase family protein, whose protein sequence is MKVLFVCWGNAYRSPVAEALMKKFKPEWKVDSAGINPAGFISDLAKQFLAEENAEKYLKAYCESLEEKNLNEYDIIVVMEERFKRIIMDRCPKCASKIVVWNVEDPYFLPKSHARRIFMQIKEKVLELAGSS